One stretch of Schlesneria sp. DSM 10557 DNA includes these proteins:
- a CDS encoding YqgE/AlgH family protein, which translates to MAESLRGRFLIASKRLRDDNFYKTVVLMLEHGEHGAMGLVINRPLSVKVSDALSGHFDLPEMDDVVFGGGPVEPTALVILHDDASFEDTGPAILPGLFVGGSPEAFERVIGEAVASTPPSHSFRVFSGYSGWGPGQLEGEIERGDWLTYPGNREMVFHEDPYSVYETLLQKFYESNHLLPHRVKDPSAN; encoded by the coding sequence ATGGCCGAATCGCTCCGAGGTCGGTTTTTGATCGCCTCTAAACGGCTGCGGGATGATAATTTTTATAAGACGGTCGTCTTGATGCTCGAACATGGCGAGCATGGTGCGATGGGTCTGGTCATCAATCGACCTCTTTCCGTCAAGGTCTCCGACGCTCTGTCCGGGCACTTTGATTTGCCGGAAATGGATGACGTCGTCTTTGGGGGAGGGCCTGTGGAACCTACGGCTCTTGTCATACTTCATGACGACGCCAGCTTTGAAGACACCGGGCCCGCGATCCTGCCGGGATTGTTCGTCGGCGGAAGCCCCGAAGCTTTTGAACGGGTCATCGGCGAAGCGGTCGCCAGTACGCCACCGTCTCACTCGTTCCGTGTCTTCTCGGGTTACTCTGGCTGGGGGCCCGGACAATTGGAAGGAGAGATCGAGCGGGGGGACTGGTTAACCTATCCCGGCAATCGGGAAATGGTATTTCACGAAGATCCCTATTCAGTCTACGAAACTCTTCTGCAGAAGTTCTACGAATCCAACCACCTGTTGCCTCATCGGGTCAAGGATCCCTCGGCAAACTAA
- a CDS encoding response regulator: MPRLIVVERDSGRRDSLQFVLNRAGYEVLAVPAEEAPSRWKEADLLIIGDSDLQILNSLPRTDSKPVRPVLALIDPGNCESILACLHARVAGMISRLRTPDEILAEVRRFTNPLNSSVTEDSPPSPATAIPRFDPELPRESLVKALQSACNDIVWLQDRYENELSHRHKVEQALMESEVFYQSLVETLPLAMLRKDLNGRFTFANRLLCEAFNRPPEAIIGHVDYDFFPRELADKYRADDRKVLEQRSTLETIEEFQTPNGDRRYTHVVKSPVYDSAGNLAGIQGIFSDVTEKECAERELVQTQARLQAVLDAATQVAIISSDLDGKINLFNTGAERMLGYTKEEMLGKTPEIFHLGSEIEARAAEMSREFGRPIQGMDVFVEHARRGEHDEREWTYVRKDGSHIRVALSVTAKRDSDGNVSGFLGIALDITTRHLAEAELLKAKEAAESANRAKSDFLANMSHEIRTPLNAIIGMTELVRDTELDVTQREYLALVQESGESLLSVINDILDFSKIEAGKLSLECVPFDLRELLGDTAKSLALRAHRKDLELACHVATGVPAIVEGDPHRLRQIVMNLVGNAIKFTEKGEVVLHVDVESSTDHDLYLHFRVTDTGIGISADQLHTIFEAFEQADTSTTRRYGGTGLGLAISSRLVELMQGRVWVDSALNQGSTFHFLARFGVSSDEALASNSTIYPPMLQGLPVLVVDDNATNRRILIEILNNWSMKPTAVSSVAEAVDELKRMADAGNPYGLILTDASMPDVDGFTLARRIQENRVLCRSMVMMLTSADRPGDLRRCEELGVAAYLVKPIKQSELLDAILVAVGGQSPLTGAQETPASSARKSGAPKSILLAEDSLINQKLAIGLLEKWGHRVTVANDGREAVELSQRGAFDLVLMDVQMPELDGLDATREIRRRELLTGEHIPIVAMTAHAMKGDRELCLESGMDDYLMKPIRAEQLFQVLERIGAGQVLVGAAASNTTASDRIDWDLARRAVNHDEDLLRQVVEAFLEEGPHLLQTMRSSSSEGEWKQFQRAAHTLKSGLRMFGINSLADEVERLELAAKTGELTSASGTRMDQITSRSRGMLSELTAFVTGKTT, from the coding sequence ATGCCTCGACTTATCGTGGTGGAACGCGATTCAGGGCGCCGTGATTCGCTCCAGTTCGTGCTGAACCGAGCAGGTTACGAGGTGCTGGCAGTCCCCGCGGAAGAGGCGCCGTCGCGGTGGAAAGAGGCCGATCTTCTCATCATCGGTGATTCCGACCTGCAGATCCTCAACAGTCTTCCAAGGACGGATTCAAAACCGGTTCGCCCGGTTCTGGCTCTGATCGATCCCGGGAACTGTGAGTCAATTCTCGCCTGCCTTCATGCGCGAGTTGCGGGCATGATCTCACGGCTGCGAACTCCTGACGAAATTCTTGCCGAAGTCCGCAGGTTCACGAATCCGTTGAATTCATCAGTGACAGAGGATTCGCCCCCGAGTCCTGCAACGGCAATCCCCCGCTTTGATCCCGAACTTCCTCGCGAAAGTCTCGTAAAAGCCTTGCAGTCGGCCTGCAATGACATCGTCTGGTTGCAGGACCGTTACGAGAATGAACTCTCGCATCGGCACAAAGTCGAACAGGCTCTTATGGAGTCGGAGGTCTTCTACCAGTCTCTGGTCGAGACTCTGCCTCTGGCGATGCTCAGAAAGGATCTGAACGGGCGGTTCACCTTCGCCAATCGATTGCTGTGCGAAGCCTTCAATCGGCCGCCCGAAGCAATTATCGGACATGTCGACTACGACTTTTTTCCGCGTGAACTGGCCGATAAATACCGTGCCGATGACCGAAAGGTGCTCGAACAGCGGAGTACCCTCGAAACCATCGAAGAGTTCCAGACGCCGAACGGGGATCGGCGTTATACGCACGTGGTCAAAAGCCCGGTCTACGACTCGGCAGGGAATCTGGCCGGGATTCAGGGAATCTTTTCCGACGTGACGGAAAAGGAATGCGCCGAAAGGGAACTCGTACAGACCCAGGCACGACTTCAAGCGGTGCTGGATGCAGCGACCCAGGTGGCGATTATCTCGTCGGATCTGGACGGGAAAATCAATCTCTTCAATACCGGTGCCGAACGGATGCTCGGATACACCAAGGAAGAGATGCTTGGCAAGACACCAGAGATCTTTCATCTGGGATCAGAAATCGAGGCCCGTGCGGCCGAGATGTCACGCGAATTTGGTCGGCCGATCCAGGGGATGGACGTTTTTGTGGAACATGCCCGACGCGGAGAGCATGACGAGCGGGAATGGACGTACGTTCGGAAGGATGGCAGCCACATCCGAGTCGCGCTCTCGGTCACAGCCAAGCGAGACTCCGATGGCAACGTCTCCGGCTTCCTGGGAATTGCCCTCGACATCACAACCCGTCACCTCGCCGAAGCCGAACTCCTGAAGGCGAAGGAAGCGGCGGAATCGGCGAACCGTGCGAAGAGTGACTTCCTGGCCAATATGAGCCACGAAATACGCACGCCGCTTAACGCGATCATCGGCATGACGGAACTCGTCCGAGATACCGAACTCGACGTGACCCAGCGCGAGTACCTTGCTCTGGTGCAGGAATCAGGCGAGTCACTTCTTTCGGTCATCAACGACATCCTCGATTTCTCCAAAATTGAAGCGGGCAAGCTCAGCCTCGAATGCGTCCCCTTCGATCTGCGTGAACTGCTGGGCGATACCGCGAAATCCCTCGCGCTTCGCGCCCACCGGAAGGACCTGGAACTTGCTTGCCACGTCGCGACCGGGGTTCCCGCAATCGTCGAAGGAGATCCCCACCGTCTGCGGCAGATCGTCATGAACCTGGTGGGCAACGCCATCAAGTTCACCGAAAAAGGGGAAGTGGTCCTGCACGTCGATGTGGAAAGCAGCACCGACCATGACTTGTACCTGCATTTTCGTGTGACAGACACCGGCATTGGCATTTCCGCCGATCAGTTGCATACGATCTTTGAAGCCTTCGAACAGGCCGACACATCGACGACGCGACGCTATGGGGGCACAGGACTGGGTCTGGCGATCTCGTCGCGACTGGTAGAACTGATGCAAGGGCGCGTCTGGGTTGATAGTGCGCTGAATCAGGGAAGCACGTTTCACTTTCTGGCACGTTTCGGCGTCTCGTCAGACGAGGCCCTCGCCAGCAATTCAACCATCTATCCTCCGATGCTGCAGGGACTTCCTGTACTGGTCGTTGACGACAACGCCACAAACCGCCGGATTCTGATCGAAATTCTCAACAACTGGTCGATGAAACCGACGGCCGTGTCGAGTGTCGCAGAGGCTGTCGATGAACTGAAAAGAATGGCCGATGCGGGAAATCCCTACGGCCTGATTCTGACGGATGCCAGCATGCCCGATGTTGACGGCTTCACGCTGGCTCGTCGAATCCAGGAAAATCGCGTTCTGTGCCGGTCCATGGTGATGATGCTGACGTCCGCGGATCGCCCGGGAGATCTGCGACGCTGTGAAGAGCTGGGTGTCGCAGCCTACCTCGTGAAACCGATCAAGCAATCCGAACTCCTCGATGCCATCCTCGTGGCTGTTGGCGGGCAGTCCCCCTTAACCGGAGCCCAGGAAACCCCCGCATCTTCTGCGAGGAAATCGGGAGCCCCCAAGTCGATCCTGCTGGCAGAAGACAGCCTGATCAATCAGAAGCTGGCAATCGGATTGCTCGAAAAGTGGGGACATCGCGTTACGGTTGCAAACGACGGCCGCGAAGCAGTGGAACTTTCTCAGCGGGGTGCTTTCGATCTGGTTCTGATGGACGTCCAGATGCCCGAACTGGATGGGCTGGATGCGACCCGGGAAATCCGGCGGAGGGAACTGCTCACCGGAGAACATATCCCCATCGTCGCAATGACCGCCCACGCGATGAAAGGTGACCGCGAGTTGTGCCTGGAATCAGGTATGGACGACTACCTGATGAAACCGATCAGGGCCGAACAACTGTTCCAGGTACTGGAGCGGATCGGGGCTGGTCAAGTGCTGGTCGGAGCCGCAGCCAGCAACACCACCGCCAGCGATCGCATCGACTGGGATCTGGCACGGCGGGCCGTCAACCACGACGAGGATCTCCTGCGGCAAGTCGTCGAGGCATTTCTGGAGGAAGGCCCTCATCTGCTCCAGACGATGCGATCATCCAGCAGTGAGGGAGAGTGGAAGCAGTTTCAGCGAGCCGCACACACCCTGAAGAGCGGCCTGCGAATGTTCGGAATCAACTCGCTCGCCGACGAGGTCGAACGATTGGAACTGGCTGCGAAGACGGGGGAGTTGACAAGCGCCTCCGGCACACGCATGGACCAGATCACCAGCCGTTCACGCGGCATGCTGTCTGAACTGACAGCCTTTGTTACGGGTAAGACGACGTGA